Proteins from one Triticum aestivum cultivar Chinese Spring chromosome 7A, IWGSC CS RefSeq v2.1, whole genome shotgun sequence genomic window:
- the LOC123154520 gene encoding myb family transcription factor MPH1 produces MRGFERRDVRQYNRSDEPRMRWTEELHRQFIEAVDCLGGQDEATPKRILQLMGTKGVSISHIKSHLQMYRSSSSNNNNNNNPPHMSVNRCHDHCIDGNNTRTASSDRINAPSNVMFRRGHRSTVPPCQITSIEEVSRSWEESSKRLPWNSTGMLITPEKATGWSRHTVDKMRQKKQLPAAGCDLTLSIGRCGESEATSDADISSTATEEAAALARGRGAGGQRRPEAAADLNLDLNLNIAVSSSRL; encoded by the exons ATGAGAGGGTTCGAGAGGAGAGACGTCCGGCAGTACAACCGGTCCGACGAGCCACGGATGCGGTGGACGGAGGAGCTGCACCGGCAGTTCATCGAGGCCGTCGACTGCCTCGGCGGCCAGGACG AGGCAACACCAAAGCGAATTCTTCAGCTGATGGGCACAAAGGGGGTCAGCATATCTCACATCAAGAGCCATCTTCAG ATGTATAGGTCAAGctctagcaacaacaacaacaacaataacccaccccacatgtcagtgaatcGTTGCCATGATCATTGcatcgatggcaacaacacaagaACAGCGTCTTCAGACAGGATCAACGCTCCCTCTAACGTCATGTTTCGCCGCGGCCACCGCTCGACGGTGCCGCCGTGCCAAAT AACATCGATAGAAGAGGTTTCTAGGAGCTGGGAGGAGAGTAGCAAGCGGCTGCCATGGAACTCCACCGGCATGCTAATTACACCAGAGAAG GCGACCGGTTGGTCACGTCACACCGTTGACAAGATGCGCCAGAAGAAGCAGCTACCAGCAGCGGGGTGTGACCTAACATTGTCAATCGGCCGGTGTGGGGAGTCAGAAGCGACCAGTGACGCTGACATCTCGAGCACCGCCACTGAGGAGGCCGCCGCGTTGGCAAGGGGTCGAGGTGCCGGTGGCCAGCGTCGCCCTGAGGCCGCCGCTGATCTGAACCTTGACTTGAACCTCAACATTGCAGTCTCATCTTCTCGGCTCTGA